From the genome of Streptomyces sp. S4.7:
GCTCGATGACACGCTTGCGCATCTGGTCGACGATGTTCTGGTCGTGCGTCGCCATCACGACAGTCGTGCCGGTGCGGTTGATGCGGTCCAGCAGCTTCATGATGCCGACGGAGGTCTGCGGGTCCAGGTTGCCCGTCGGCTCGTCCGCGATCAGCAGCATGGGGCGGTTGACGAAGGCCCGCGCGATCGCGACGCGCTGCTGCTCACCACCGGAGAGCTCACCGGGCATCCGGTCCTCCTTGCCGCCGAGTCCGACGAGATCGAGGACCTGGGGGACGGATTTACGGGTCTCGCCACGGGACTTGCCGATGACCTCCTGTGCGAAGGCGACGTTCTGCGCGACGGTCTTGTTCGGCAGGAGGCGGAAGTCCTGGAAGACCGTGCCGAGTTGACGGCGCATGCTCGGGACCTTCCAGTTCGACAGGCGCGCGAGGTCCTTGCCGAGGACGTGCACCATGCCGTGGCTGGCGCGCTCCTCACGGAGGACGAGCCGCAGGAAGGTCGACTTGCCGGAGCCCGAGGAGCCCACCAGGAAGACGAATTCCCCCTTCTCGATGTCGAGGGACACATCGCGCAGGGCGGGGCGGTTCTGCTTCGGATAGGTCTTGGAGACGTTGTCGAATCGGATCACGGGTGCACCACGTCGGCCGGGAGTAGGTGAGCGAGACCTTACGCGAACCGGCGAGGGCCGCGCAGTCGGCCACCGGGGTTGGTCCTGGCGTGGGCGATTTGTCACGGATGACGGCCGGCCGCCCGCGGGGACGGACCGGGCGCAATCCGACGGGGCGCGCCGAATCGAGCGAGAGCTGGCACAGTGGTACGGGGAACGGTCGCGTTTCCCGGAGCGTTGGGCGCAGAGAGTGACCGCGGCTCCGCGGCGCGGGAGGAGAAGAGCGCATGACCTTTGATCGGCTGGTGTGCGCCAACTGCGCGGGACCGGTCAGTGAGGGCCGGTGCCATGTCTGCCGTGCGAACAGGCAGCGGCTGGAGCAGGAGGGCCCTCTCGGCGGCCTGAGCCCCATGGCGCTGCTCACTCTGCTGGTGGTGCTGATAGCGGCGGTGGCGCTGGTGGCGGTGGGGCATCAGACGGCCTGAGCCGTCCCCGAGCATGCGGAAGGGCCCGGACACCGGTTGGGTGTCCGGGCCCTTCCCTGCGTGCGGGACGCCTGAAGCGGGTGCTCAGGCAGCCGTGGCGCGGTTGCCGACCAGACGCGGGAGCATCCGGAAGCCGATGCCACCGGCGATCATGGTCGCGGCACCGATGAGCAGGAAGGTGGTCTCGGCGGCGCCGGTCTCCGCCAGCTCCTCCTTGGCCTCGCCCTGCTCGACCGGCTGCGAACCGGCGTTGTCGGTGTCGGTACCGCCCGTGGTGCCGGCGCTGGTGCCGGCGTCGGCACCACCGGTCTGACCCTCGTCGGTGCCACCGCTCTGACCCTCGGCGGCGCCTTCGGATGTGCTGCCTTCATTGGCGCCTTCGGAGGTGCCTTCGGAGGTGCCCTCGGAGGTGCCCTCGCTGGTGCCTTCCGAGGTGCCCTCGGACGTACCTTCGCTGGTGCCCTCGGAGGTGCCCTCCGACGTACCCTCGCTGGTGCCCTCGGACGTACCCTCCGACGTACCTTCGGAGGTTCCCTCGGACGTACCCTCGCTGGTGCCTTCCGAGGTGCCCTCGGACGTACCCTCGCTGGTGCCCTCGGAGGTGCCCTCGGAGGTGCCCTCGGAGGTGCCCTCGGACGTACCTTCGGAGGTGCCCTCGGACGTGCCCTCCGTGGTACCGACGACTGTGTTGCCGCCGTCGGTGCCTTCGGTGCTGCCCTCCGTGGTGCCCTCGGTGTCACCGAGGCCGAGGCCGACGTCCAGGCCGTTCTCGTTGACGTCCGCGTTGGCGCTCAGGCCACCGACGTTGACATCGATACCGACGGCCGAAGCGGCGCCCGCGGCGGTCAGCGAAGCACCGGCTGCGATCACCGCGCCGGCGGCTATCCGCGCTACGCGGATCCGCGTCTTCTTGGTCATGTGCTTGCTACCCCCAGTAGCTGATCGTGAGTGGTGCAGCGGTCCGGGGCCGGCCGGTTGGGGGTCCGTGCGTGCGGGTCCCCCGAATCACACGCGCCCCGGAAATACGCATGCCGCGCGTCACCATTCCGAGTTTTCGCATAAGCGTCAAGGTCGTTGCGCGCACGTTGCCCGGTTTTCAAGCCAGTTGTCCGCCGGGTGAGGGGTAACTGTGACATAAACGGGAACTGCCGCCTCCAGGACGGCAGTTCCTTTGTCGACAAAGCGAGTCCTTTGCGAGGACTGCCAGTTGGCCTCTGACCTCGGCCGGAGCATTTGGGAGGTGGCTCAGCGTTCCTGCTGCTTGCGCCAGCGGATTCCGGCTTCGAGGAAGCCGTCGATCTCGCCGTCGAGCACGCCCTGCGGATTGCCCACCTCGAACTCCGTACGGAGGTCCTTGACCATCTGGTACGGATGCAGGACGTACGAACGCATCTGGTTGCCCCACGAGTTGCCGCCGTCGCCCTTGAGGGCGTCCATCTTGGCCTGTTCCTCCTGGCGGCGGCGTTCGAGCAGCTTCGCCTGGAGGACGTTCATGGCGCTGGCCTTGTTCTGGATCTGCGAGCGCTCGTTCTGGCAGGAGACGACGATGCCGGTCGGGATGTGCGTGATCCGGACCGCGGAGTCCGTGGTGTTGACGCCCTGGCCGCCGGGGCCCGAGGCGCGGTAGACGTCCACGCGCAGCTCGGTCTCGTCGATCTCGACATGGTCGCTGGACTCGACGACGGGCAGCACCTCGACGCCCGCGAACGAGGTCTGGCGGCGGCCCTGGTTGTCGAACGGCGAGATGCGGACCAGCCGGTGGGTGCCCTGCTCGACGGAGAGCGTGCCGTAGGCGTACGGCGTCTTGACGACGAAGGTGGTCGACTTGATGCCGGCCTCCTCCGCGTACGACGTCTCGTAGACCTCGGTCGGGTAGTCGTGCCGCTCGGCCCAGCGGATGTACATGCGCTGGAGCTGCTCGGCGAAGTCGGCCGCGTCGACGCCGCCGGCCTCGGCCCGGATGTTGACGAGCGCCTGCCGCTCGTCGTACTCGCCGGACAGGAGGGTGCGGACCTCCATCTCGTCGAGCGCCTTCTTCACGGAGGCCAGTTCGGACTCGGCCTCGGAGCGGGCGTCGGCGTCGGCCTCGCTCTCGGCGAGCTCGAAGAGCACCTCGACGTCGTCGATCCGGCTCCGGAGCGCCTCCGTCTTGCGCAGCTCCGCCTGGAGGTGCGAGAGCTTGCTCGTGATCTTCTGCGCCGCCTCCGGATCGTCCCAGAGGGACGGGGCGGCTGCCTGGTCCTCCAGGACAGCGATCTCGGCCCTCATCTTGTCGAGGTCGAGGACGGCCTCGATCGACCCCATGGTCGAGGAAAGGGACTTCAGCTCTTCGGATACATCGACGACTGCCACGCACCCAGCCTAACGGCTGACGGCCCGAACCCCGCCGCCGATCCCCGCGGGAATGTTCCTCCTTCGCCGGACGGGCTCGATACGCCCGTCCGTCGATCGAGGAGGAACCGGTCCCCGGCGGTCAGAGGCCTACGGGGTGGGGGACGCCGTCGGCGCCGGGCCCCTGGGGGTGAGCTCCGCGCCGTCGCTGCTCGTCGCCAGCCAGCCCCCGACGCCGAGGACGGCGACCAGCAGAACGGCCGTCACGCCCAGCGTGATGCGCCGCTTGCGGACGGCCTCCGCCTTGTGCCGGGCCGAGCCCGGCCTGCGCTGGCCCGCCGCGCGCGGTGCCCTGGCCGTGCCGCGCGCGCCGCCCGCGAGCTCGTCGGGGGCCGGGACACGCATGCTCGTGTGGGTGTCGCGGTTGGAATCCGGCGCCGCTCCCGGAACGAGGGGGACGGCGCCCCTGCGCCGCGGCTGCTCGTCCGCCGGGGCCCGCGCGGCCTCGGTGTCGCCGTACGCCCGCTCCTCCTCCGTCGGCTCGGCGTCGGGCTCGTCCACCTCCAGGGAGGGGATGCCGGCGAGCTGGGGAAGCTGCTCGCGGAGCCGCGCGGCCAGCTCGGAGGCGCGCAGCCGGGAGGCAGGGGCCTTGGCCAGGCACTGGACGAGGAGCTGCCACAGCTCGTCGGGGATGCCGGGCAGCGGCACGACGGTCTCGGTGACATGGCGGCGCAGGACGGCTCCGGGGTGGCCGCCGCCGAAGGGCGTGAAGCCGGCGAGGAGCTCGTACAGGACCGTGGCGAGCGCGTAGATGTCGACGGCGGCACGCGGCGGCAGGCCCTCGACGATCTCGGGCGCCAGATAGTCCGGGGTGCCGATGATCCTGGTCGCCTTCGTACGGCGGGGCGTGTCGATCAGCTTGGCGACGCCGAAGTCGGTGAGCAGCGCCGGGTGCGCGCCGCCGGGGCCGATGGGGCCTTCCATGTCGAGCAGGATGTTCTCCGGCTTGACGTCGCGGTGGACGACACCGGCCGCGTGCGCGGCGGCGAGGCCGTCGGCGACATCGGCGACGACGGCGACCGCGGCCTCGGGTGCGAGCCTGCGCTCGCGGTCGAGGCGGGTGCGCAGGTCGGTGCCGCGCACCAGCTCCATCACCAGTGCCAGGTCGTTGCCGTCCACGACGAGGTCGCGGACGGCGACCACCCGAGGGTGGTCGAGTCCGAGCAGCGCGGTGCGCTCCTGGACGAAGCGCCCGACCAGTTCCTGGTCGGAGGCGAGGTCCTCGCGCAGCAGTTTGATGGCGACGGGGCCCTCGGGGCCCTCGCCGAGCCACACCGTGCCGGCGCTGCCCCGCCCCAGGATCTGATGGGCGGTGTACCGGCTGCCGATATTCCGTGCCAAGACTGCTCCCTCAGCGGCTGGCTTTGCCCATCAAAGTACGCGGGTATCGGGGTGTTGATTGCCCGGTACCGCGTCAACGTTCACTTCTGCGGGGGAATTGATCCCGCGGGTATCGACAAAGAGACAGAAGCGCCGGAACAGCTCCGGAATCGGTGGGAGCCCCACCGGTTCCGGTCACCGGCGTCGGTGATGTCAGTTGGTTCCGGCGTCCGAACCGCCGAGGTCCTTGACCCAGCCCGACACCGTGTCGACGGTGTCGGTGATCGCGTTCCAGTAGCTCTTGCCCTCGCCGATCCAGCCCTGGAGCGGCGTCAGCTCCCAGACGAGCCAGCCTGCGACGAAGAGCAGGACCAGCGTGAACAGGCAGCCCTTGAGACAGCCGAGGCCGGGGATCCGCATCGGGTTGGCGCTGCGCTGGCGGGGCTGGCGCGGTGCGGGCGGCTGCGGCTGCTGGGGCGCCGGCTGCTGCGGCGGGGAGTACTGCTGTTGCTGCTGCGGAGGCGGCGCGTAGCGCTGTCGCTGGGGCGGGCGGGACTGCTGGGGCGGGTACGGCTGCGGGGCCCGCTGCGGCTGGTGCTGCTGGGGTGGCGGGCCCTGGCGCTGGCCGCCCTGGCCCTGGGGCCGCTGGGGCCTGCGCCTGAGCGGGTCCTGGCTCGGGTCCAGGTACTGGACCTGGGTCTGTTCGTTGCGGTCGCGCGCGGCCCTGAGCTGGTTCTGCCAGGGGTGCGGGTCCTCGGGGCCGGGTCCGGCGCCGGGAGCGCCCGGTCCGCCGGGGCCGACGGGCATGACCGACGTCGGGTCGGACGCGCCGGGCGCGTTCGGAGCGTTCGTCGGCAGAACGCTGGTCGCGGCGGCCGGGTCGTACGATCCCGCGTTGCTCGGCAGCACCTGGGTCGGGTCGGCGGCGCCGGGCTCACCGGGCACCGTGGTGGGAGACGGGTCGGGCGCCAGCAGGGCACCCACGCCCATCGCCGCGTTGACCTGGGCGGATGTCGAGTGCACACCGACGCCGGAGGCGACGGTGCGCAGGGCGCGGGCGAGATTCACGGCGCTGGGCCGCTCGTCGGGCTCCTTACGGAGGCAGCGCTCGATGACCGTCCACAGCGGATCGGGGACGGTGGAGGGGCGGCGGGGCTCCTCACTGAGGTGCCGGTGGAGCACTTCGAGGGCCGTGCCGCCCGCGAACGGAGGACGGCCGGTGACCAGCTCGTACAGCAGGATGCCGGCGCCGTAGATGTCGACCGCGGAGGTCTGCGGGCGGCCCTCGGCGGACTCCGGCGCGACGTACGCGGGCGTGCCGACGAACTCGTGTGTCCGGGTCAGCCCCGGGGAGTCGGCGAGCCGAGCGATACCGAAGTCGGTCAGCATCGGGTGCAGCTGGTCGCCGTCGTCCTTCAGCAGGACGTTGGCGGGCTTCAGGTCGCGGTGCACGACGCCGTCGGCGTGGCTCGCGGCCAGCGCGTCGGCGATCTGGGCCGTGAGCAGCGAGGCGGCGACCGGGCTGAAGGGGCCGTTCTGCCGCAGGTAGTGGTGGAGGTCCGGGCCCTCGACCAGATCCATCACGAGGGCGAGGAGGTCACCCTCGACGACCAGGTCACGGGTCCGCACGATGTTGGAGTGGGTCAGACGGAGCAGGACGGAGCGCTCCCGGAGGAAGCGCATCACCACGTCCGCGTCGTTCGCCAGCTCCTCCTTGAGGACCTTGATCGCGACGGTCTCACCGGGCTGCCCGGCCACGGCGGCCTCGGCGCCGGCGGTCTCCCGCTGACGGGCGCGCCAGACGGTGCCCGTGGCGCCGCGCCCGATGGGCTCCTCCAGGAGGTACTTGCTGCCTACCGGCCGCACGTCATGCGCTCCCTGCTGCTGGTGGTCCTTGCATGGCCCCGGGCCCACCCGGGTGTCCGACCCACTTTAGAGGTCGCACGTGGGTTCCCGTCGCGGTCATGTTCGAGAGGAAGACGCGAGCCTCCTGTGGATGGTTGCCAATCACGTGTACCCGCGAGGTCCGCGGATGATCCCAACCCGTTCCCAACCATGCACTTTTGCACGCACAGCCGACCATTCAAGATCACTTACCCCCGGTCCGTGGGCGTGTTGTCGGTGGCAGGTGCGAAGATGCCACCCAGCACTCGATGTGTGGGGTCGTTCGCTCACCGTCCGTGCCGACCTGTACCGGACGATGTGTCGGTGCCGGGTGGGGGGATTCACACAGGGCAGCACCCCTGCCGGGCACCCCGCGCAGAAGGGACCGCTGACGGCGATGCAGATCCGGCTGACCGTCCTCGCGCCGCGCAGCGGCCATCCCGCGGGGCGCGCGTGCGACGTGCTCGTCACCGCGCCTGCGGGGACGGCGCTCGCCACCGTCGCCTCCGCCCTGGCCACGGCCGTCGCCGGACCCGACGTCTCGGGCGCCGTCGTGCTGTACGCGGGGCGGGAGCGGCTGGACGCGCAGCGCCGCACCCTGGGCGATCCCCCACTGGTGGACGGCGCCGTGCTCTGTCTCCAGGTCCCCGGCGAGGACGAGGCGCCCACCGACGACGTCCCGGCCCAGCTCCATGTGGTCGCGGGTCCGGACGCGGGCGGGGTCCATCTGCTGCACGGCGGGCAGGTCAGGATCGGCCGGTCGGCGGACGCCGACGTACCGCTCGACGATCCGGACGTCTCACGGCTGCACTGCTCGGTGACCGTGGCCGATGACGGTCATGTCTCGGTGGCGGACCTGCATTCCACGAACGGCACGACCGTCGAAGGCGTCCGGGTCGGGTCCCGCGCGGTCCCGCTCCCGGCGGGCGCCCTGCTGCGGCTGGGCGAGTCCGCGCTGCGGCTCACCACGGGCGGCCGGATGCCGACGCTCACGCTCACGCCGGACGGCGAGGGGCATCTGCGGATCACCCCCGGGGCCCAGGAGGGCGCGGGCGGCGACGGCGCGAAAGGCGGCGGGAGCGAAGGCGCGGGTGCGAACGCGGCCTCCGGCGCGACGGGACCGGGGACGGGGGCCGGAGCGGCACCGGGGGCGCACACCACCCCCCGGTCCGGCCCGGAGACGGGGGCGTACGGAACGGGCGGCGCCCCCGGCGGCCGTACGGTCCACGCGTACGGCCGGCGCGGCCAGGGCGGTCCCGGTGGCCCGGCCGTCACCCCCCGCGTGCCCGACCCGCGCACTCCCCGCTCCGACGCCGACACCAGATACGGCGACGCCCTGTACGCGCCGGCGCCCGGCAGCACGGGGCGCCCGCCGCACGACCGCGCCGACAGCGACGACGCCCACGGCGCGGCCGACGACGGCCCGCAGGGACACAGCAGGGCACCCGGCTCCCGCCGTCAGGGCACGCCCATGCGCGGCACGGAGCTGCCCGAGGCGCCGGGCAGGCGGCGCGGCGGCATAGGCGCCTGGGCCAGGCGGCTGGCGGGCACGCGTGACGAGCAGTTCCCCGGCGACGACGGCGTCCCGGCGGCCACCGGCTCCGGCGCCCGCCCCACGGGCCGCGCGCGGCCCGACGAGACCTGGCCCGACCCCGCCTCCGTACTGATGACGGCGCTGGGCCCCGGCCCCCGTCTGTGGGAGCGCGGCCCCGGCCATCCCGAATCGCTGGTCCTGCGGCTGGGCACGACGGAGCGGCCGTCCCCCGACGGGTCGGGGTCGCTGCCCTCGGTGCCCGTGACGGTGAGCCTGCGCGAAGCCGGCTCGCTCGGTCTCGCGGGTCCCCGCGAGCGGCTGACCGGTCTCGCCAGGTCGGCCGTGGCGCAGCTCGCCGCCCTGCACTCCCCCGCCGATCTGGAGATCGTCCTGATCAGCGCCGACCGGAACAGAAGTGTGGAGCAGCGCAAGCGGGATTGGGGCTGGCTCGGCTGGCTGCCGCACACACGGCCGGCCCACGGCCAGGACTGCCGGCTGCTCCTCGCCTACGACCGCGATCAGGCCGCCGCCCGGCTGGGCGAGCTGACGCGCCGGCTGGACGACGGGCCGCTCGGTGCGGCATGGGCGTCGGCCGACAGCGGGTCCGTGGCGGAGGCGGCCGGGAGGTACGCGGGGACGTCCACGCTCGTGGTGGTGGACGGCGATCCCGGTTCGGCGGCGCTGCGCGAGACCACGGCGCGGCTGGCCGGTGCGGGCTCAGTGGCCGGTGTCCATGTGATCTGTCTGGCCGAGACTCCCGCTGCCTCGCCCGACTCCCCGCCGGCGGCGACCTACGAGACGGCGTGCGCGGCCTCGACGGCCTTCCGGGAGTGCGGGGCGGTGGCCCTGCTGAGCGGCGATGTGGCGACGGCGCTGCGGCTGCTGCGCACGGCGGTGGGCCGGCCCGCCGGGCCCGGCACGGTCGCGACGGTGGACGCGGTGTCCCCGGCGTGGGCCGACCGTTTCGGCCGGGCGCTGGCCCCTCTCCGTACGGAGGCGGGCGGCTTGGCCGCGGGGCGGCGCAGGCAGGCGGCCGTGCTGCCGCGTACGGCGCGACTGCTGGACGAGCTGGGGCTGGCGCGGGCGACCCCCGCGTCCCTGATGGCGCGCTGGGCGTCGGCGGCGGGCAGCACCACGGTTCTGGGCACCGGGCCGCACGGCCCGGTGACGGTGGATCTGGTGGAGGAGGGCCCGCATCTGCTGATCGAGGGACCCGCGGGCAGTGGCCGTACGGAGCTGCTGCGGGCCGTCGCGGCGTCCCTGGCGGCCGGTGGCCGCCCGGACAGGCTGGGCCTGCTCCTGGTGGACGGCGCGGGCGGTGAGCGCGGCGAGGGGCTGCTGGCCTGTACGGAGCTGCCGCATGTGACCGAGCACCTGGTGGCGTCGGACCCGGTCCGGATGCGGGAGTTCGCGCAGGCGCTGGGGGCGGAGCTGAAGCGGCGCGCCGAGGTGCTGGGGCGGCTGGACTTCGCGGAGTGGCACAACCGGCGTGAGGTGGCCGAGCGGATGGTGGGCCAGCGGACGCCGAGCCCCGCCGAGCAGCACGGTCAGCGGCGGGAGCGCGCCGAGCACCAGGGCGGCGCGCGGCCCACCGGTCAGGGGGCGCCGACCGGCCGACCCGGGCAGCCGCCCGGCGCCGGCCCGGCGGACGGCGGCACCCTCAGGCTGCGGCAGACCGCTTCCCGTACGCGCGGGGAGCCCGGCCCCGGCCCCGTCCTGCCGAGGCTCATAGTCCTGGTCGACGACTACGACGCCCTGGTCGCGCCCGCGCTGGGCAGTCCGGGCCGCCCCGCGGCCGGTTCGGTCGTCCGGGCGCTGGAGGCGGTGGCGCGCGACGGCGAGCGCCTGGGCGTCCATCTGGTCGCGACGTCGGCCCGTCCCGACCGGACCTCGGAGACGGAGCTCGCGGGCCGGACCCGGCTGCGGGTGGTGCTGGACACGCCGCCGGTGGCGCCGGGCCCGGACGATCCGCTGCCGGGGCGCGGCAGGCTCGGGCATCCGGACGGCCGGGTGACGCCGTTCCAGGGCGGCCGGGTGACCGGCCGGATCCCGCGTACGGCGACGCTGCGGCCCACGGTCGTCCCCCTGGAGTGGGAGCGGATGGGCGATCCGCCGGCCCGCCGGCCGGTGCGCGAACTGGGCAACGGACCGACGGATCTGGCGCTGCTCGCAAGTGCCCTGGAAAGGGCGGCCCGTTCGGTGTCGGCGGTGCCGGTGGGACCGCTGGGGCCGGTCTGACGGAGCCCGTCGACCGGGCGTTCGGCGGGCGTTCGGCGGGGTGTTCGACCGTCGGCCGCCCGGTGGCCGAAAGCGGACATCCTGAGGTCGGAGCGCTTTTTGATCCAGACCTCGGCACCTCGCCGTGTCTTCACATCTCTGAAATTCCCCCTACGTCCGTAAACGACGTCACGAGCCCATCACGATCTTCGAATTGAAGCCCAGGACAGTATTGCGGCCTGCGGTCACGGCGCGTAGGACTTACCGAACGGGACAAGGACGGCGTCGTCGGTTCGCTCGGGGCGCCGGTCCGCATGCGTAAACATGCGTCAAGATCCGCACGCGCACGGGAGAGACGGGGCAGTCATGCGTACAACTCTTAACGGCCGCAAGGCCTTTGGAGCACGCTCAGCGGCACGAGGCACACAGAGAGCGGCGGTGGCGGCCGCGGTCGTCGGCGCCGTGGTACTCAGCGGCTGCGGCGGCGGCTCCGATGACAAGGGTGACGACGGGGCCGAGAGCAAGAAGCCCGCCTCCACGGTCGAACTGCCCAAACTGGACGGCGAGAAGATCGAGGTGGCCGCGGTCTGGACCGGGGCCGAGCAGGAGAACTTCACGAAGGTCCTCGACGAGTTCGAGAAGCGCACCGGGGCGACGGTCACGTTCGTCCCCGCGCAGGACCCGATCGTGAACTTCCTCGGTACGAAGATCGCCGGTGGCAGTCCGCCCGACGTGGCGATGCTCCCGCAGGTCGGCGCGATCACCCAGGCCGTCGAGAAGAAGTGGGCCAAGCCCGCGGGCGCCGAGGCCAAGGCCCAGCTGGCGAAGAACTACAGCAAGGGCTGGCAGGACCTCGGCGCCGTCGACGGCGAGCAGTACGGCGTGTACTACAAGGCCGCCAACAAGTCGCTGGTCTGGTACAACAACACGGCCTTCGAGAACGCGGGCGCGGCCGAGCCGAAGACCTGGAAGGAGTTCCTGACGACCGCGGAGACGATCTCGGCGTCGGGTGTCACCCCGGTCTCCGTCGGCGGCGCCGACGGCTGGACGCTCACCGACTGGTTCGAGAACGTCTACCTGTCGCAGGCCGGTCCGGAGAAGTACGACCAGCTGGCCAAGCACGAGATCAAGTGGACCGACCCGTCGGTGGCCACCGCCCTGACGACGCTCGCCGAGCTGTGGGGCAAGCCCGCCCTGGTCGCCGGCGGCGCGAACGGCGCGCTCCAGACCGAGTTCCCCGCCTCCGTCACCCAGACGTTCACCGGCGGTGACGCCCCGAAGGCCGGCATGGTCTTCGCCGCGGACTTCGCCGGCGTGAACGTCACCGAGGCCGGCGCCAAGGTCGGTACGGACGCGAAGGTCTTCCCCTTCCCGGCCGTGGGCAGCGACTCCCCGGTGGTGACCGGTGGTGACGCGGCCGTGGCGCTCACGGACAGCAAGGGCGCGCAGGCGCTGCTGACCTTCCTGGCCTCCACGGACGCCGCGGAGATCCAGGCGGAGCTGGGCGGCTTCATCTCGCCGAACAAGGGCCTGGACGGCAAGGCGTACCCGAACGACGTGCAGCGTGACATCGCCAAGGCGCTCATCGACGCCGGTGACGACTTCCGCTTCGACATGTCGGACCAGATGCCGCAGTCGTTCGGCGGTACGCCCGGCAAGGGCGAGTGGAAGGCCCTCCAGGACTTCCTGAAGAACCCGAAGGACGTCAAGGGCGCTCAGCAGCAGCTGGAGTCGGACGCCGCCAAGGCATTCAAGAGCTGACGCGGTGAAGTCGGCGACAACAGGGGGCACCGGCACTTCGGTGCCGGCGCCCCCGCCCCCTGCCAAGGGGAAGCGCAAGAGCGTGACAGGCACACGTAAAGGCTTCGCGGTGGCGTTCCTGCTGCCCGCGCTGGTCCTGCTGGGCGCGCTCGTGGTCTACCCGATCGGGTTCTCCGTCTACAGGTCGTTCTTCGACCAGTCCGGCGACGCTTTCGCCGGTTTCGACAACTATGTGGAGATATTCACCGAGGACACCATCCGGACCGCGATCAAGAACAACTTGATCTGGGTGATCGTGGCCCCGACGGTCGCCACCGCCCTCGGTCTGATCTTCGCCGTACTCACCGAAAGGGTGCGCTGGGGAACGGCGTTCAAGCTGATCGTCTTCATGCCGATGGCGATCTCGATGCTCGCCTCGGGCATCATCTTCCGGCTCGTGTACGAGCAGGCCCCGGAGCGCGGCATCGCCAACGCCGTCGCCGTGGGCGTGCACGACACCTTCTCCGAGTCGGCCGGCTATCCGAAGGCGCGCCCGCTGCCGGTGCATCCGCTGAAGGCGGGCGAGGCCAAGGGCTCGTTCGTCACGAAGACGCCGGTCACGGCCGGCACTCCGGTGCTGATCCCGCTGGTCGGCGTGCCGCCGGGCAAGATGCCGTCGGACGCCGAGCCGGCCGAGGCGGCCGGGAGCGGCGGCGGCGAGATCACCGGAACGGCCTGGCTGGACTTCACCAAGGGCGGCGGCGGCAAGCCCAACGTCGTCGACTCCGAGGAACTCGGCCTGCCCGGCCTCAAGATCGAGGCGGTCAAGGACGGCAAGGTCGTCGCGTCCGCCAGCGCCGCCTCGGACGGTACGTTCACCCTGCCGGCGTCGGCCGACGGAGCCCTGCTCCAGCTCCCCGAGAGCAACTTCAGGGAGCCGTACAACGGCGTGGACTGGCTCGGTCCGAACCTGGTGACCCCCGCGATCATCGGCAGCTATCTGTGGATGTGGGCGGGCTTCGCGATGGTGCTGATCGGTGCCGGTCTGGCGAGCATGCCGCGTGAACTGCTGGAGGCCGCACGGGTCGACGGCGCGAACGAGTGGCAGGTGTTCCGCCGGATCACCGTGCCGCTGCTCGCACCGGTCCTGGCCGTCGTGATGGTCACCCTGATGATCAATGTGCTGAAGATCTTCGACCTGGTACTGATCATCGCGCCAGGCTCCTCCCAGGACGACGCGAACGTGCTGGCGCTCCAGCTCTACCGCTCGTCGTTCGGCACGGACGCCAACGTCGGCGTGGGCAGCGCGATCGCCGTATTCCTCCTGCTGCTCGTGATCCCGGTGATGCTCTTCAACATTCGCCGGATGCAGAAGGAGAACCGCCGATGACTACGACTGACACTGCGGTCAAGGCGGAGCGGTCGCTGCCCGCCGACACGACGGCCAAGCCGAAGCCGTCACTGCCGGCCCGGATAGCCGCGAAGGCGGGCAGCGGGGTCGTCCAGGTCTTCCTCATCCTGGTCGCCCTGTTCTGGATGATGCCGACGATCGGTCTGCTGATCTCCTCGCTGCGCGGCTCGTCGGACATCGCGGCGAGCGGCTGGTGGGAGGTCTTCACCAA
Proteins encoded in this window:
- the ftsE gene encoding cell division ATP-binding protein FtsE, which encodes MIRFDNVSKTYPKQNRPALRDVSLDIEKGEFVFLVGSSGSGKSTFLRLVLREERASHGMVHVLGKDLARLSNWKVPSMRRQLGTVFQDFRLLPNKTVAQNVAFAQEVIGKSRGETRKSVPQVLDLVGLGGKEDRMPGELSGGEQQRVAIARAFVNRPMLLIADEPTGNLDPQTSVGIMKLLDRINRTGTTVVMATHDQNIVDQMRKRVIELEKGRLVRDQARGVYGYQH
- the prfB gene encoding peptide chain release factor 2 encodes the protein MAVVDVSEELKSLSSTMGSIEAVLDLDKMRAEIAVLEDQAAAPSLWDDPEAAQKITSKLSHLQAELRKTEALRSRIDDVEVLFELAESEADADARSEAESELASVKKALDEMEVRTLLSGEYDERQALVNIRAEAGGVDAADFAEQLQRMYIRWAERHDYPTEVYETSYAEEAGIKSTTFVVKTPYAYGTLSVEQGTHRLVRISPFDNQGRRQTSFAGVEVLPVVESSDHVEIDETELRVDVYRASGPGGQGVNTTDSAVRITHIPTGIVVSCQNERSQIQNKASAMNVLQAKLLERRRQEEQAKMDALKGDGGNSWGNQMRSYVLHPYQMVKDLRTEFEVGNPQGVLDGEIDGFLEAGIRWRKQQER
- a CDS encoding serine/threonine-protein kinase; the protein is MARNIGSRYTAHQILGRGSAGTVWLGEGPEGPVAIKLLREDLASDQELVGRFVQERTALLGLDHPRVVAVRDLVVDGNDLALVMELVRGTDLRTRLDRERRLAPEAAVAVVADVADGLAAAHAAGVVHRDVKPENILLDMEGPIGPGGAHPALLTDFGVAKLIDTPRRTKATRIIGTPDYLAPEIVEGLPPRAAVDIYALATVLYELLAGFTPFGGGHPGAVLRRHVTETVVPLPGIPDELWQLLVQCLAKAPASRLRASELAARLREQLPQLAGIPSLEVDEPDAEPTEEERAYGDTEAARAPADEQPRRRGAVPLVPGAAPDSNRDTHTSMRVPAPDELAGGARGTARAPRAAGQRRPGSARHKAEAVRKRRITLGVTAVLLVAVLGVGGWLATSSDGAELTPRGPAPTASPTP
- a CDS encoding serine/threonine-protein kinase; its protein translation is MRPVGSKYLLEEPIGRGATGTVWRARQRETAGAEAAVAGQPGETVAIKVLKEELANDADVVMRFLRERSVLLRLTHSNIVRTRDLVVEGDLLALVMDLVEGPDLHHYLRQNGPFSPVAASLLTAQIADALAASHADGVVHRDLKPANVLLKDDGDQLHPMLTDFGIARLADSPGLTRTHEFVGTPAYVAPESAEGRPQTSAVDIYGAGILLYELVTGRPPFAGGTALEVLHRHLSEEPRRPSTVPDPLWTVIERCLRKEPDERPSAVNLARALRTVASGVGVHSTSAQVNAAMGVGALLAPDPSPTTVPGEPGAADPTQVLPSNAGSYDPAAATSVLPTNAPNAPGASDPTSVMPVGPGGPGAPGAGPGPEDPHPWQNQLRAARDRNEQTQVQYLDPSQDPLRRRPQRPQGQGGQRQGPPPQQHQPQRAPQPYPPQQSRPPQRQRYAPPPQQQQQYSPPQQPAPQQPQPPAPRQPRQRSANPMRIPGLGCLKGCLFTLVLLFVAGWLVWELTPLQGWIGEGKSYWNAITDTVDTVSGWVKDLGGSDAGTN